The following are encoded together in the Drosophila takahashii strain IR98-3 E-12201 chromosome X, DtakHiC1v2, whole genome shotgun sequence genome:
- the LOC108066693 gene encoding solute carrier family 41 member 1 isoform X1: MSLPNEQTNLPHNPSQPASTDTPSTTGTSTTTPSTPTPSTRTTPNELKHRLTPLNVRRLSGYVNPQAISDNAGDEPPPTTINIGLFNNNNNNNTNNNNNNNTASTTPPSAYATPPIYQQQLSTLTATTPLDVAPDDKYRLFTIFNGNDPDNEKLSGLPHSTTGSLSSIITTSIASSEPDPGAASGGGGGGGAGGGGGGSGNGGIGSGAPVAADASSIAGINGSSEEKLALNRPGIKQEKWSTILLQVSIPFFLAGIGTIGAGIVLGRVEKWYVFKNVSELFILVPALLGLKGNLDMCLASRLSTQVNLGNMTSRQGVIRMIVGNIALVQVQATVASFLVAMFAVSVGAAMTGEFYFENMMLLTASAMFTATSSCFVLDFVLVAVILFSQKYRLNPDNLATPLAASIGDVVSISLLSFIASLLYEHIKTHLWITFIVVTCYLVLLPMWVMIVLRNEYTRPVLKSGWVPVLSALCISGLGGLVLDAAVEVFTGFVVFQPIINGIGGNLVSVQASKISTMLHQSSIIGIIPPHTQIFEWPWRALFKGVPYAKTARILIAMSIPGNVLFIFAADYINYSTSTVTWVFVLSYLTASLVQVMLLLYIAHIIVHAMWKWKIDPDNSAIPYLTALGDLLGSSLLAVAWLFTMSVGMQYGSGMQTLNAPN; encoded by the exons ATGTCGCTGCCCAACGAACAGACAAACTTGCCGCACAATCCCAGCCAACCAGCATCCACAGACACACCATCCACAACAGgaacatcaacaacaacaccttCTACACCAACACCTTCCACAAGAACCACACCAAACGAGCTGAAACACCGCCTGACGCCATTGAATGTGCGTCGTTTATCGGGCTACGTTAATCCGCAAGCGATCAGCGATAATGCTGGCGATGAACCCCCGCCCACCACCATTAACATTGGCCTcttcaacaacaataacaacaacaatacaaataataataataacaacaacacaGCATCAACAACGCCACCATCTGCATATGCCACACCACCAATATACCAACAACAGTTGTCCACACTGACAGCAACAACACCGCTAGATGTGGCACCGGATGATAAATACAGATTGTTTACCATTTTCAATGGAAACG ATCCCGACAATGAGAAATTGTCGGGCCTACCACATTCGACAACCGGTTCACTAAGCTCAATCATCACGACGTCCATAGCATCCTCCGAACCGGATCCTGGAGCGGCgagtggcggcggcggcggaggaggagcagggggAGGAGGCGGCGGTAGTGGCAATGGCGGCATCGGATCGGGCGCCCCTGTGGCGGCGGATGCCTCCAGCATCGCCGGCATCAATGGCAGTTCCGAGGAGAAGTTGGCGCTCAACAGGCCCGGCATCAAGCAGGAGAAGTGGTCCACTATCCTGCTGCAGGTCTCCATTCCGTTCTTCCTCGCCGGCATCGGCACCATCGGAGCTGGCATTGTGCTGGGACGCGTTGAG AAATGGTATGTCTTCAAGAATGTGAGCGAGCTGTTTATCCTGGTTCCGGCGCTTTTGGGCCTGAAGGGCAATCTGGACATGTGCCTGGCCTCGCGGCTCTCCACGCAAGTGAACCTGGGCAACATGACCAGTCGGCAGGGCGTGATACGGATGATAGTGGGGAATATAGCGCTGGTGCAGGTCCAAGCGACAGTGGCCTCCTTCCTGGTGGCCATGTTTGCGGTGAGCGTTGGTGCGGCGATGACCGGTGAATTCTACTTCGAGAACATGATGCTGCTGACGGCCTCGGCCATGTTCACGGCCACCTCGTCGTGCTTTGTGCTGG ACTTCGTGCTGGTGGCAGTGATCCTGTTTTCGCAGAAATATCGCCTCAATCCGGATAACCTGGCCACGCCCCTGGCCGCCTCCATTGGCGATGTGGTGTCCATCAGTTTGCTCTCCTTCATCGCCTCGCTGCTGTACGAGCATATCA AAACGCACCTGTGGATCACGTTCATCGTGGTCACCTGCTACCTGGTGCTGTTGCCCATGTGGGTGATGATTGTGCTGAGGAACGAGTACACGCGACCGGTGCTAAAGAGCGGATGGGTGCCCGTCCTCTCGGCCCTCTGCATAAGTGG TCTGGGTGGCCTTGTGTTGGATGCCGCCGTCGAGGTGTTCACTGGGTTCGTGGTCTTTCAACCGATCATCAACGGAATCGGCGGCAACCTGGTGTCGGTGCAGGCCAGCAAGATATCCACAATGCTGCACCAGAGCTCAATTATCGGGATTATACCACCGCACACGCAGATCTTCGAGTGGCCCTGGCGGGCGCTCTTCAAAGGAG TTCCCTATGCGAAGACAGCACGGATTCTTATTGCCATGTCCATCCCCGGCAATGTCCTATTTATCTTTGCTGCTGACTATATAAACTATAGCACCTCGACGGTCACCTGGGTGTTTGTGCTTTCGTATTTGACTGCCAGTTTAGTGCAG gtgatgctgctgctgtatATTGCCCACATTATTGTGCACGCGATGTGGAAGTGGAAGATCGATCCGGATAACTCGGCCATACCCTACCTGACGGCCCTGGGCGATCTGCTGGGCAGCAGTCTGCTGGCGGTGGCGTGGCTCTTCACCATGTCGGTGGGCATGCAGTACGGAAGCGGAATGCAGACACTCAACGCACCCAATTAG
- the LOC108066693 gene encoding solute carrier family 41 member 1 isoform X3: MQPINSSGANSGGEKNETRMRRRPIHPDNEKLSGLPHSTTGSLSSIITTSIASSEPDPGAASGGGGGGGAGGGGGGSGNGGIGSGAPVAADASSIAGINGSSEEKLALNRPGIKQEKWSTILLQVSIPFFLAGIGTIGAGIVLGRVEKWYVFKNVSELFILVPALLGLKGNLDMCLASRLSTQVNLGNMTSRQGVIRMIVGNIALVQVQATVASFLVAMFAVSVGAAMTGEFYFENMMLLTASAMFTATSSCFVLDFVLVAVILFSQKYRLNPDNLATPLAASIGDVVSISLLSFIASLLYEHIKTHLWITFIVVTCYLVLLPMWVMIVLRNEYTRPVLKSGWVPVLSALCISGLGGLVLDAAVEVFTGFVVFQPIINGIGGNLVSVQASKISTMLHQSSIIGIIPPHTQIFEWPWRALFKGVPYAKTARILIAMSIPGNVLFIFAADYINYSTSTVTWVFVLSYLTASLVQVMLLLYIAHIIVHAMWKWKIDPDNSAIPYLTALGDLLGSSLLAVAWLFTMSVGMQYGSGMQTLNAPN; encoded by the exons ATCCCGACAATGAGAAATTGTCGGGCCTACCACATTCGACAACCGGTTCACTAAGCTCAATCATCACGACGTCCATAGCATCCTCCGAACCGGATCCTGGAGCGGCgagtggcggcggcggcggaggaggagcagggggAGGAGGCGGCGGTAGTGGCAATGGCGGCATCGGATCGGGCGCCCCTGTGGCGGCGGATGCCTCCAGCATCGCCGGCATCAATGGCAGTTCCGAGGAGAAGTTGGCGCTCAACAGGCCCGGCATCAAGCAGGAGAAGTGGTCCACTATCCTGCTGCAGGTCTCCATTCCGTTCTTCCTCGCCGGCATCGGCACCATCGGAGCTGGCATTGTGCTGGGACGCGTTGAG AAATGGTATGTCTTCAAGAATGTGAGCGAGCTGTTTATCCTGGTTCCGGCGCTTTTGGGCCTGAAGGGCAATCTGGACATGTGCCTGGCCTCGCGGCTCTCCACGCAAGTGAACCTGGGCAACATGACCAGTCGGCAGGGCGTGATACGGATGATAGTGGGGAATATAGCGCTGGTGCAGGTCCAAGCGACAGTGGCCTCCTTCCTGGTGGCCATGTTTGCGGTGAGCGTTGGTGCGGCGATGACCGGTGAATTCTACTTCGAGAACATGATGCTGCTGACGGCCTCGGCCATGTTCACGGCCACCTCGTCGTGCTTTGTGCTGG ACTTCGTGCTGGTGGCAGTGATCCTGTTTTCGCAGAAATATCGCCTCAATCCGGATAACCTGGCCACGCCCCTGGCCGCCTCCATTGGCGATGTGGTGTCCATCAGTTTGCTCTCCTTCATCGCCTCGCTGCTGTACGAGCATATCA AAACGCACCTGTGGATCACGTTCATCGTGGTCACCTGCTACCTGGTGCTGTTGCCCATGTGGGTGATGATTGTGCTGAGGAACGAGTACACGCGACCGGTGCTAAAGAGCGGATGGGTGCCCGTCCTCTCGGCCCTCTGCATAAGTGG TCTGGGTGGCCTTGTGTTGGATGCCGCCGTCGAGGTGTTCACTGGGTTCGTGGTCTTTCAACCGATCATCAACGGAATCGGCGGCAACCTGGTGTCGGTGCAGGCCAGCAAGATATCCACAATGCTGCACCAGAGCTCAATTATCGGGATTATACCACCGCACACGCAGATCTTCGAGTGGCCCTGGCGGGCGCTCTTCAAAGGAG TTCCCTATGCGAAGACAGCACGGATTCTTATTGCCATGTCCATCCCCGGCAATGTCCTATTTATCTTTGCTGCTGACTATATAAACTATAGCACCTCGACGGTCACCTGGGTGTTTGTGCTTTCGTATTTGACTGCCAGTTTAGTGCAG gtgatgctgctgctgtatATTGCCCACATTATTGTGCACGCGATGTGGAAGTGGAAGATCGATCCGGATAACTCGGCCATACCCTACCTGACGGCCCTGGGCGATCTGCTGGGCAGCAGTCTGCTGGCGGTGGCGTGGCTCTTCACCATGTCGGTGGGCATGCAGTACGGAAGCGGAATGCAGACACTCAACGCACCCAATTAG
- the LOC108066693 gene encoding solute carrier family 41 member 1 isoform X2 yields the protein MDRLLGGQGGRCGRGTYCGYARLVNTCDDESPGEADPDNEKLSGLPHSTTGSLSSIITTSIASSEPDPGAASGGGGGGGAGGGGGGSGNGGIGSGAPVAADASSIAGINGSSEEKLALNRPGIKQEKWSTILLQVSIPFFLAGIGTIGAGIVLGRVEKWYVFKNVSELFILVPALLGLKGNLDMCLASRLSTQVNLGNMTSRQGVIRMIVGNIALVQVQATVASFLVAMFAVSVGAAMTGEFYFENMMLLTASAMFTATSSCFVLDFVLVAVILFSQKYRLNPDNLATPLAASIGDVVSISLLSFIASLLYEHIKTHLWITFIVVTCYLVLLPMWVMIVLRNEYTRPVLKSGWVPVLSALCISGLGGLVLDAAVEVFTGFVVFQPIINGIGGNLVSVQASKISTMLHQSSIIGIIPPHTQIFEWPWRALFKGVPYAKTARILIAMSIPGNVLFIFAADYINYSTSTVTWVFVLSYLTASLVQVMLLLYIAHIIVHAMWKWKIDPDNSAIPYLTALGDLLGSSLLAVAWLFTMSVGMQYGSGMQTLNAPN from the exons ATCCCGACAATGAGAAATTGTCGGGCCTACCACATTCGACAACCGGTTCACTAAGCTCAATCATCACGACGTCCATAGCATCCTCCGAACCGGATCCTGGAGCGGCgagtggcggcggcggcggaggaggagcagggggAGGAGGCGGCGGTAGTGGCAATGGCGGCATCGGATCGGGCGCCCCTGTGGCGGCGGATGCCTCCAGCATCGCCGGCATCAATGGCAGTTCCGAGGAGAAGTTGGCGCTCAACAGGCCCGGCATCAAGCAGGAGAAGTGGTCCACTATCCTGCTGCAGGTCTCCATTCCGTTCTTCCTCGCCGGCATCGGCACCATCGGAGCTGGCATTGTGCTGGGACGCGTTGAG AAATGGTATGTCTTCAAGAATGTGAGCGAGCTGTTTATCCTGGTTCCGGCGCTTTTGGGCCTGAAGGGCAATCTGGACATGTGCCTGGCCTCGCGGCTCTCCACGCAAGTGAACCTGGGCAACATGACCAGTCGGCAGGGCGTGATACGGATGATAGTGGGGAATATAGCGCTGGTGCAGGTCCAAGCGACAGTGGCCTCCTTCCTGGTGGCCATGTTTGCGGTGAGCGTTGGTGCGGCGATGACCGGTGAATTCTACTTCGAGAACATGATGCTGCTGACGGCCTCGGCCATGTTCACGGCCACCTCGTCGTGCTTTGTGCTGG ACTTCGTGCTGGTGGCAGTGATCCTGTTTTCGCAGAAATATCGCCTCAATCCGGATAACCTGGCCACGCCCCTGGCCGCCTCCATTGGCGATGTGGTGTCCATCAGTTTGCTCTCCTTCATCGCCTCGCTGCTGTACGAGCATATCA AAACGCACCTGTGGATCACGTTCATCGTGGTCACCTGCTACCTGGTGCTGTTGCCCATGTGGGTGATGATTGTGCTGAGGAACGAGTACACGCGACCGGTGCTAAAGAGCGGATGGGTGCCCGTCCTCTCGGCCCTCTGCATAAGTGG TCTGGGTGGCCTTGTGTTGGATGCCGCCGTCGAGGTGTTCACTGGGTTCGTGGTCTTTCAACCGATCATCAACGGAATCGGCGGCAACCTGGTGTCGGTGCAGGCCAGCAAGATATCCACAATGCTGCACCAGAGCTCAATTATCGGGATTATACCACCGCACACGCAGATCTTCGAGTGGCCCTGGCGGGCGCTCTTCAAAGGAG TTCCCTATGCGAAGACAGCACGGATTCTTATTGCCATGTCCATCCCCGGCAATGTCCTATTTATCTTTGCTGCTGACTATATAAACTATAGCACCTCGACGGTCACCTGGGTGTTTGTGCTTTCGTATTTGACTGCCAGTTTAGTGCAG gtgatgctgctgctgtatATTGCCCACATTATTGTGCACGCGATGTGGAAGTGGAAGATCGATCCGGATAACTCGGCCATACCCTACCTGACGGCCCTGGGCGATCTGCTGGGCAGCAGTCTGCTGGCGGTGGCGTGGCTCTTCACCATGTCGGTGGGCATGCAGTACGGAAGCGGAATGCAGACACTCAACGCACCCAATTAG